A stretch of Chelmon rostratus isolate fCheRos1 chromosome 18, fCheRos1.pri, whole genome shotgun sequence DNA encodes these proteins:
- the clu gene encoding clusterin, translating to MLMMMMMMKKKKGLKTLAVMALLLASVDCILLPSQEELTQISLQGEKYLDKQIENAVNGVKEMKSVMQKSSEDHKRFLDALEKTKEQKEDALRTAQEVEAKLEQEEEVCNETMKTLWEECKPCLKSTCVKYYSRTCSSGSGLVGRQLEEVLNRTSPFSIWINGEKIDVLEQEGQRQSKEFRNLEDKYTEMADGVDSIFSDSMKVADHVHYNPPVFFLPSFLGPYTRRSRSIRSLFHDPFHSFQSLFSPMTGMGRNFFSSMGSMMDIDADTPPNEDGSVNEDVVITKPFGNGRMTCREIRRNSAGCLKFREECQKCKDIQHIDCSGKKPLEGPLKEELEKALAMAERFTQQYNSLLKRFEEQMFNTSAILDLLNSQFGWVSTLANNTKDDFFRVQTVIGKDTEEKTAGEEEQPEDTKVSVQLFDSPSMNFSVPGNIPWTDPKFSEVVAQEALDRYKETSVIVK from the exons atgttaatgatgatgatgatgatgaagaagaagaaggggttGAAGACTCTGGCTGTGATGGCCCTGCTTCTGGCCTCAGTCGACTGCATCCTTCTTCCATCACAGGAAGAACTTACTC AGATCTCCCTCCAGGGGGAGAAATATCTGGACAAACAGATTGAGAACGCCGTTAACGGggtgaaggagatgaagagtGTGATGCAGAAATCTTCAGAGGACCACAAGAGGTTTTTGGATGCCCTGGAGAAGACCAAGGAGCAAAAGGAG GATGCGCTGCGTAcggctcaggaggtggaggccaagctggagcaggaggaggaggtctgcaATGAGACCATGAAGACTCTGTGGGAGGAGTGTAAGCCTTGTCTGAAGAGCACCTGCGTTAAATACTACTCCCGAACCTGCAGCAGTGGATCCGGACTGGTGGGACGCCAG ctggaggaggtgctgaACAGAACGTCCCCCTTCTCCATCTGGATCAACGGGGAGAAGATAGACGTCCTGGAGCAGGAGggacaaagacagagcaaagagTTCAGGAACCTGGAGGACAAATACACGGAGATGGCCGACGGTGTGGACAGCATCTTCTCAGACAGCATGAAG GTGGCCGATCACGTGCACTACAACCCTCCAGTGTTCTTCCTCCCCAGTTTCCTCGGCCCGTACACTCGCCGCAGCAGAAGCATTCGCTCTCTCTTCCACGATCCTTTCCACAGCTTCCAGAGCTTGTTCTCCCCCATGACGGGCATGGGCAGGAACTTCTTCAGTTCCATGGGCTCCATGATGGACATCGACGCGGACACACCTCCCAATGAGG ACGGAAGCGTTAATGAGGACGTGGTCATCACCAAACCGTTTGGCAATGGCAGGATGACCTGCAGAGAGATTCGCCGCAACTCAGCCGGTTGCCTCAAGTTCCGCGAAGAGTGTCAGAAATGCAAAGACATCCAGCATATTG ACTGCTCCGGGAAGAAGCCTCTGGAGGGCCCGctgaaggaggagctggagaaggcgCTGGCCATGGCCGAGCGTTTCACTCAGCAGTACAACAGCCTCCTGAAGAGGTTCGAGGAGCAGATGTTCAACACCTCCGCCATCCTGGACCTGCTCAACTCACAGTTCGGCTGGGTGTCGACTCTGGCCAACAACACCAAAGACGACTTCTTCCGGGTTCAGACG GTGATCGGCAAGGACACCGAGGAGAAGACAGCcggggaggaggagcagcctgAAGACACCAAGGTGTCCGTGCAGCTCTTTGACTCGCCATCCATGAACTTCAGCGTGCCGGGCAACATCCCCTGGACCGACCCCAAGTTCTCCGAGGTGGTGGCCCAGGAGGCTCTGGACCGCTACAAGGAAACCAGCGT tattGTCAAATAA